Part of the Fusarium oxysporum f. sp. lycopersici 4287 supercont2.54 genomic scaffold, whole genome shotgun sequence genome, CACCCGATATCTATTGCTCTGACTATGTTCAGATGACAAGAGTTCCCGATTATCGATGATGGGAAGCGGCGTCATTAGGCGTCATTACAGATCTGTGGGAAGGTTCCTGCTCAAAGGCAATGTTTTTGCTTCTGGGAGGGAGAGAAGGGAGTGGATTAGTACGTAGCCTAGCCACAGTATTGGCTTCTCTAAAATGATAATTGATCTCTTCAATTCCAACGATGTCGTCCCAGCCGGGGTGAATATTCAGCCTTGCAGGACAGACGGCTACGGCTCAAAGGGGCTGGCTCCAAGCGGATAGGAGCAGCTCAATGTATATCGTTTTGGGAGAAAAGTGGGGTTGTTCAAATATCCAATAGATCCGAATCGATCATTTTTGTAtccaaatcaaatcaaatcaaattGGAGACTCGATTTGATATGATTTGTTTGTTTGCAAGCctgagcttgatgttgaggaagcaAGCCTCTTCTGGGTCTCAACTGCCTTGTTCGATGACCTCCCAATAGTGCCAGTACTTATGGCTCGATATGGGATGGCAATAAGCTTCATGGCTCTGATGCGATCCATGTGATCAATTCACACCCTCAGCAGTCATCGGTGGTGTAGGGAACAAGTCGCCGCTTGAGGCGTCATCGTGACGTATCTACCTCGTACCCCTCCGCTCATTTTCCTTTACAGACTTGTATGTGTTGTATCGTGTCGTCGACGGGGGGTTGTTGGCGCCAGCAGCCCTCTGGCTCGGATGCATGACGATGaaccaagcttctcgagtAGCACCGGTGGCAATGCGTAAGGTACGGCCGCTTAGGTCAAAATCGATGCCCTGCACGTGCTTTGCGTTATACGGGGCACTCCAATGGCGAAACGATATCGTGATATATTGTCAAAAAGTGACTGGGCTGCAGATCGGCCGGCGCGGTAGACCGACGATGCTAACGAAATCGAGTCGAAAGACGGGGTAATAatcgtcttcctcgcttGCCGGCTTTGAGCCTGTCTTCTTGCTCGCTAGTCTCGGCGCTGTAGGAGGTCAAGAGCACGTGCCCTAGACGATATGTGAAGGTCTTAATCGGCCTCTTCAGAGGATTCATCGTCTCAATGGCCATCCTCGTCGAGTGCTATGAAGCAACCATTGTTTTCGCCTTCATCTGTGTTGTAGGCGCACTCATCACTTCGAACTACCCTTTGTGGAGGCTCTGTCTGTGATAGAAAACATCGCAGAAGCGGATCGGCTTGATCTCTTTCAGCTGTGGCTGTAGCTTTGACATGCAGATGACTGCGAAGAGCGAATTGGCCCTCGTTGTTGTCAAGAACCTTGTCCATCCATTGGATTTGTTTCTGGGTTCGTTCACAAAGATCGGGGACGGATTCAACGACATTAAGCAACCACATCATGTTATGTCGGTAGGTAGCAGTATTGTCGGTCGAAAGTGCTTGGTCCCTTCGTACTCCTTCAAGACGATGCCGGCTGAAATGGGCAGAAGTAAGAAGTCCTCTCTTCCGCGTTCCCGGTCCTCCCAATGTGGCAGGTACCAAGGGAGCTGATAGGGTCGTCCATGTTCTGCATACCATCGTGGGCCGACAAGTTTCGAGAAGTGCTCAAGGACAGACGAGCAGATCAAGCTCCGTCGTGCTAGTCCGGTATTACACAAGCGATCCGTCTCGTACATGCATTTCCCACCATAATCTACAAAGCACCCTTTCCAAGGAGTGGAAGTATTCCACTGTCACATCCTCGGACTTCGTGTCTGGTGCGATGTCTGGGTGTCGGGTCTTATGATCACTCACCCATTGCCATGGAATACGGGCGTTATCTTCTGGTGGAGAGAAGTATGGCGCCCAAAATTGAATCTTGAAGAATGTTGGTTTTCCATGGTACCAAAACTTGTCGTGTTGATAGGTGCCGACCTCGTTTTTCTGACTACTGTGGAGTGCAACCATGATATAATCTCCAATTACATGACGAAACCGGCAATCGAACGGCCTTGCATACTGCTGAACTGTCTCCCAAGACTCTTTGAACGCCCGGTAGAGTCTGAGGAAGCAAAGATGATTCCACGACGGTGGGGTGGGTCGGTGGAAAATACGACGGAACACGAAAGACGACCACCCATCATGAGGTGGCAAGTACTTTCGTGTAGTCATCCAGTAGGGTAATTCTTGGGGTAACTCTTGGGGTAACTTATCTGGGTCGGTATCTGAGTAGAGTTAAGCGTAGGGAGCCCATACCTCAGCATAAACTTCCCATATTGTCTGAGCGGTCACAATCTGACCGCTTTCAGTCGCTGATTCCTCTATACCTTCTTGCAACCGTATAAGGGGGGGCACTTTGTCTTGACCAATTCGTAAACGATCTCGTTTCCAGTATGATTGCAACTTCAACAGAATATGTTGATGATACGCTCTTGCAATTTCTTCAACTACGAGAGAGAATGCCCGTTCCACGAGTTCCTCTGCCTCCTGGTTCTGATTACTTTCGAATGCTACCCGAGCCTCCTTCAGCCATTGCTGAAAAAACATATCAACCATGATTTTAGACATAGTCAGGGTTTGAACATTAACCTGCGAGGCGAGTCGAGGATGCAAAGGGTTGCGCGGAATGTACAAGCCAACGAGTACATCGAGTGCGAGATGGCCACGCTTCCAGTCCATCTTGGCGGAAGAAATCCATAACATCCCAGAAGTCATTATAGTATCTTCTAGTCCCAGACCCTGCCGTTCAAGTAGCTCCTCCCGACGGTGAGAGGGTCTGTTGAGAACCGTCCAGCACGAAAGCTAGATCCACTGGTCGTAATGCAGCATTTTCTCGCAATGAAGCTGTGAACCAAGAGTTGACAAAGCATCTGAGCCGTGTAAAAGCCGAGGATACTTTGGACGTAACGCTCTACTACGTTGGACGGTGCTGGTTGCTCAGCGAAGCCGGTGGCGGCTCGGAAAAATATGTGGTCCAGAGGAAGAGCAAAGCGAGCGGCCTGCGTAAATAGAATTGCGTTTATTTCCTTGGTGGGGATCGTCCAGAATGGTAAATGATGAAGACTGAGTTCCCCTACAAGAGGAGCTGTCCGGTTGAGTGGCCCGGTGTGGCTTTCACGAGTAGCCTGGAAATAGCCATTGGACCGCATTATCAATATTATGTCGAAGCGCAAGGTGACCTTTTTTCGAACTCCATAATTTGACAGCATCTTTGGATCTGATACAGACCTCAGGTGTCGCTTATTCGCATTCCAGGCCTTCAGAATTGCTGCACGGGACAGCTGCGTTCTGGTGCCCCGTTCGCGACTCTgactggaagaagagagatcgTCGATCATCTCGTCATCGAACTCTAGTAAAGGAAGGTATCCAGACCCGAAGAGACGGTAGTTGCTGTACATGACCGAGAAGAGTTCTTTATTGCAGTTATATGCCTTGACACGGATAACGGCAGGCACGACTCCTGGGACAGCCTGGGGTGACGGCTCCCGTTGCCTTGATTCGAGAGTGGTACGTTCCGATATCTCGAAGGAGAAACGAGCGGAAGTGGCTTGCTGCAAGAGGCGTTGCAGGGGCAATTGCAGAAAGTCTCTGATGTAGGTGTTGATGGCAATCACTTTCCATAGCAGCGTAAAAGGCTCAACCCTATTGTCGCTGCCGCGATTTTGGTCAAGGACATAGTCACGCATCCCGATATCGAGCCAACAAGAGTGCAGGTCCAGCTGCTCAGGGTCCATGCCGCTAAGGATAGTTTCGTGGACAAGCGTTATGGTTTCGTGAAGGCTTGGTGTTGCAaagatgttcttgagatCATGGGACTGGAAGAGCAACCGTGGATTCTTGAAGTATGCAACACTTTCTCCACTCTTGGTCTGGACAAGAAAAGAATCGGCCTTCTGAACGATGGGACTCCAAAACGGCGCGAGATCGTCGGTCGGCAGCGTGTATTGTAAGTGGCAAGCCCTACTATCATCTCCTGCTCTCCATCGACCCATCTCCGGCCGCTCCTGAAAGGAACGAGACTTTGCGTAAGCAATGTCAAACGACCTAGGAAGTTCTTGGCGAAGAGGATCAGAGATGCTACTAAACGCCGCCGGGATGATTATACTGTCGTAGAGGTCCTTCTGGCGATCCAGAGACAAACCGTTGCGTGATGAAGACGTTTTGGAGGCCTCGGGGAAGAATACATATAGTTCAAATCAAATCCTTGATGTGTTCACTGATCCAAATAGAATATGTCGAGTAGTGGCGAGATCGAGGCCGTGCGGCCGAATTACCTGATCCGTGGACGGATTGCGTTTGAACGGCGGCATAAAATATAAGCGGAAAGTGCCGTCTGTGTTATTCTCATTTTAGGTATATCGTGGCTTTCCCAGACGCATCTGTACTAGTATGCTGGCAGGTCTCTGAACATGATTACGGCACCATTGTTGCGAGGTAAATATCCATGACTCCACATAGTCTCCCGCAGAGGCTAACTTATTGCTCTGAAAGCACTGCAGATCTGGAACATGTGCAAACGCCGTTGTGGTTATCACAGTTTCGAGGACACGTATGACTATCAGAGCTTCATCAATTCCCAGGCCGGTAACAGCCATGGGAAAGTCTATCTTGACCTACCGCCCCAGGCCAATACCGGGAGCTCGCGCAGATACCCCAAGATTCTGGCCCTGGCCATATTCCTCTACTTAGCCTTGACGGCCAGTCCGCCCATCCTCACCATATTCTCAAATGTCAGCGAGCCTACCCATCACGATGCTGCAGATGATAGGCTCGCACACTAACAGCCAGGCCAGTCGCTATACTTTCAGTAGGAATCCCTGGCCCTTCCCGCAACTCATCCATACGACAAACTGGGAAAAGCCCAAAGGATACTTCAAAGGATGGGCACCAGGTGATAACAGCATTCTGGCCCAGTTGTATCGAGACCGTCTACCGACTTGGTTACCGGAGGCACCTCCTGCTGGTTTTTGCAAATGGCTATCGTCAAATCATTCGGACCAAGTGGATAGAGAGGTAGGGGATGGTGGTGGGTGGTGGCACTGGTCGTGTCTGCCACGAAACAAAGGTCGATGGTATGTGTCGCAGGCCGGGCATGGTCTCAATGatcctcaggaacaacagcccttAGTAATCAAGCTGGGTGATTTGGGGCCCCATAGGGACACGCCTAGGCGCCTCTCCACTTCTGCACGCGTAGGCGTGCGGATTATGTCAGCCCCCAATTTGGCACAACTCCACAACTGCATTTCTCAGGGGCTGCGGCTATTGCTGCCATTGCTAACCACAACCGTAGTTTTCAGGGGTTGCCGTTATGGCGCAGACGGCATTTCCTGATGATGTGCTTCCGCCAGAGGGCACGTACGACTCGCGAGAGGCTCTACTCACAGCTATCAATGAATGGGCAGCACCAAGAGGATACGCGTTCGTAACTGGGAGATCGTCGCGATCAACCAGCGGCAGGCAGATTATCACAAACGCATGTGATCGATGGTGTCGGCCACCAAGCGCCTCAAGGGACCACCAGCGCAAGACTACTACGCGAGGAACCAACTGCCGGTTCTCTATCATCGCGAAGGAATCCCTAGATAAGACGACTTGGTCTTTAAGGCATCGTCCGGATCCACAATTTTCTTCACACAACCATGAACCAAGTTGGCACAAATCGGCGCACCCAGTCCATCGGCAGCTCTCGGATGTGGACAGGTCAACAATCAGCCGCCTTACGAACGCTGGTGTAGCGCCAAAAGGTATCAGGACTTATATTCGCCAGAACTCGAATACCATTGCAACCCAGCAAGATATCTACAACCGTCTCGCAGATAGCAAACGAGAGCTCTGTGAGGGTCAGAGCACTATACATGCTTTTGCTAACCAGCTAGACAAGGAAGGGTTCTGGAACCGGATGCAGCTTGACTCAGATAACTGAATCACGGCGGTGTTGTTCGCCCATCCGGATTTATTGGCATACTTGAAGGCTTACCCAGATCTACTTTTCTTGGACTGCACATACAAAACGAACAAATACGGAATGCCGCTGCTTGATAtgattggtgttgatgcctGTCAGCGATCCTTCTGTATCGCCTTCGCATTCCTTAATGGCGAGGCTGAGCAGGACTTCATATGGGCCTTGGACCGGCTCAGGTCCCTGTATGAACTCTGCAACACAAGGTTTCCATCTGTTATTCTGACTGACCGTGATAAGGCCTGTATGAACGCTGTAGAGAGCTGCTTTCCGTCTTCGATCTCCCTGCTATGCCTGTGGCATGCGAATAAGGCGGTCCTCCGCTATTGCCAGCCAACATTCGTACACCATAAGCAAGGGTCTGAGGCCTATCAGCAAGGTCTGAGCGATTGGAATGACTTTTTCAACCACTGGCATTCGATTATGAGGTCGTCAGATGAACAGGCATTTGACCAGCGCGTACAAGAGCTTGAAAAGCGCTATCTGCCTCAATATCTCGAAGAGGTTGGCTACATCAAGTCCAACTGGCTCGATCCGTACAAGAAAAAGCTCGTTAAGGCCTGGGTCGACCAGCACCCTCACTTTGGTAATGTGGTCACCTCACGGGTTGAGGGTATCCATGGGCTCCTTAAGAGCCACCTCAAGAAATCTACGCTAGATCTCTTCGAGGCGTGGAGAGCTATGAAACATGCGCTTCTTAATCAATTATCTGAGCTGCGCTCCAACCAAGTCAGGCAGCAAATGCGAATACCAATTGAGCTCTCTGGATCACTATATAGTGCCATACGTGGCTGGATATCTCACGAGGCTTTACGCAAAGTTGAAGAACAGCGGAAGCGGCTTATGAAAGAAGACCTGCCTAGTTGTACCGGTACATTCTCTCGATCCCACGGCCTCCCTTGCGCCCATATTCTCAAGGCTCTACAAGAGCAAGGCCAAACCCTTCGCTTGGAGCATTTTCACCCGCATTGGCATTTGAGTCGTCATGGTGTTCATCAGGTGCTATTGGAGCCTCGACACCGATCTAATCGAATAGCTGCCGATTCTACCACAAGTAAATCGCAATCGAGCACTCAGAGAGAACCAAGTGCATTCGAGGCAGTTCAGGCAGCAGCGCAGCCAAAAGCACGACCTACATGCAGTAGATGCCACAAATTAGGACACAAGATGACGTCAAAGGCATGCCCTCAACGGTACGAGGGGATTTTGTATTTgtcatcatcgtcagcaCAGGTAGAAGCAATGCCAGTGGCACTCTCGCCAGCATTATCCGGGGAAGCAcgaccagcagcagcagtatCTGCATCTGTATCATCTTTGCAGGAAGGGGAACCACTGGAAGACCCATCATCAGGATTATCCGGACATGCTGGGTCTGGCAGGGATGATACTAGCTGCATTGTCGTTAGTATAGAGACAGCAGCATCATCGGC contains:
- a CDS encoding uncharacterized protein (At least one base has a quality score < 10), which translates into the protein MGRWRAGDDSRACHLQYTLPTDDLAPFWSPIVQKADSFLVQTKSGESVAYFKNPRLLFQSHDLKNIFATPSLHETITLVHETILSGMDPEQLDLHSCWLDIGMRDYVLDQNRGSDNRVEPFTLLWKVIAINTYIRDFLQLPLQRLLQQATSARFSFEISERTTLESRQREPSPQAVPGVVPAVIRVKAYNCNKELFSVMYSNYRLFGSGYLPLLEFDDEMIDDLSSSSQSRERGTRTQLSRAAILKAWNANKRHLRSVSDPKMLSNYGVRKKVTLRFDIILIMRSNGYFQATRESHTGPLNRTAPLVGELSLHHLPFWTIPTKEINAILFTQAARFALPLDHIFFRAATGFAEQPAPSNVVERYVQSILGFYTAQMLCQLLVHSFIARKCCITTSGSSFRAGRFSTDPLTVGRSYLNGRVWD